Within the Pseudonocardia alni genome, the region AGGGGGAAGACTCGTCCGCGGTGTGATCGACGAGGGCCACCGGTGCCCTGCGGGCATGCCGGCGGCACGGACGCGAAGGGGGCCACTGCCGTGCAGATCGGCATGATCGGACTCGGCCGCATGGGCGGCAACATGCGGGAGCGGCTGCGGGCCGCCGGGCACGAGGTGGTCGGCTACGACCCCCGCCCGGATGTCAGCGACGTGGCCTCGCTCACAGAGCTCGCGGGTGCGCTGGCCGCGCCGCGCGTCGTGTGGGTTATGGTGCCCTCCGGCGAGCCGACCCGGAACACCGTCGCCACGCTGGCGACCACGCTGGAGCCCGGTGACCTGGTCATCGACGGCGGCAACTCCCGCTACACCGACGACCAGCCCAACGCCGCGCTGCTCGACGCGCACGGCATCGGCTACGTCGACTGCGGCGTCTCCGGCGGGATCTGGGGCAAGGACAACGGCTACGGCCTGATGGCGGGCGGCGAGCCCGAGCACATCGAGCGCGCCATGCCGATCTTCGACGCGCTGCGCCCCGAGGGCGTGCGCGAGGAGGGGTTCGCGCACGCCGGGCCGGTGGGCGCGGGCCACTTCGCGAAGATGGTCCACAACGGCATCGAGTACGGCCTCATGCAGGCCTACGCCGAGGGCTTCGAGCTGATGGAGGCCAGCGAGCTGATCACCGACGTGCCCGGGGTGATCCAGGCCTGGTCGCGCGGCACCGTCGTCCGTTCCTGGCTGCTCGACCTGCTGGTCGACGCGCTCAAGGAGGACCCCCGTCTCGACCAGCTCGAGGGCTGGGTGGACGACTCCGGCGAGGGCCGCTGGACCATCGAGGAGGCCATCGCGCACGCGGTGCCGCTGCCGGTCATCTCCGCGGCGCTGTTCGCCCGGTTCTCCTCCCGGCAGGCCGAGTCGCCCGCGATGAAGGCCGTCGCCGCGCTGCGCCAGCAGTTCGGTGGGCACGCGGTGAAGAA harbors:
- the gnd gene encoding phosphogluconate dehydrogenase (NAD(+)-dependent, decarboxylating), whose product is MQIGMIGLGRMGGNMRERLRAAGHEVVGYDPRPDVSDVASLTELAGALAAPRVVWVMVPSGEPTRNTVATLATTLEPGDLVIDGGNSRYTDDQPNAALLDAHGIGYVDCGVSGGIWGKDNGYGLMAGGEPEHIERAMPIFDALRPEGVREEGFAHAGPVGAGHFAKMVHNGIEYGLMQAYAEGFELMEASELITDVPGVIQAWSRGTVVRSWLLDLLVDALKEDPRLDQLEGWVDDSGEGRWTIEEAIAHAVPLPVISAALFARFSSRQAESPAMKAVAALRQQFGGHAVKKSGPAGAPGDKAGPSSGGGSTQQ